The genomic stretch CCCGATGCCTCCCAGGGCTCCTGGCTAGGGTTGGAGGCTCCTCCTCACTCTCCTGTGGTAAGGCGGGGCGGGAGACAGCTGGGGCGATGGCGCGCATGCCCACAGAGAGGGTTCtgcgtgccctctctggcacgcatGCCATAGGTTCACCACAACTGTTATAGGATGTGAAAATCAACGCATCACATATAGTCATCAGCTGTTTCCACACCTGTAGGGGCACTTTTTTCCAGCTGTTAGACTCATGAGAATGTGAGATTATTCACCAGGAGAATAATTCAcatgggagagttaagacagacaaaagaaaatatttctttactcagtgtgtagttagtctgtggaactccttgccacaggatgtggtgatggcatcttgccaagatgcctttaagaggggattggacaaatttctgaaggaaaagtccatcacaggttacaagccatgatgggtatgtgcaacctcctgattttagaggtgcactacctcagaatgccagatccaggggagggcaccaggatgcaggttgtatcttgctgtcttgtatgctccctgaagcatttggtgggccactgtgagatacaggaagctggactagatgggcctatggcctgatccaatggggctcatcttatgttcttatgagaaatcTGAAGTGCAGAACAAAACCTGATGTGTGAGCCAGTCATCAGAAAGTAAGACTGGAGCAAAAGGAAGCAATACAAAAacctgagaacctctgccttagggaATGCCGTATAAACCTATGCCTCAATTCACCTGTCTGTAAAATGGCAATATTGATGCTTACACTGGGCAGCATGATGACTGTGGAGACCAATGGCCATTGCTTTATTTACAGATTGAGGTTGGCACCTTGGCTCCTCCTCACACTAAGAGCCTTGCAGAACCCCTGAGCACATCACCCATGCCAACTGAAACACCCCAAATGAACCCCTCGACCTCCACAGCAATCAAGTCTAAAGGTCCTGGCATCTTTGGATTTGTTACAGATCAAGGTGAGTGAAAGATCAGGTCTCAAAAGCTTGTCCTTTCTACATAAATAGTTAAGGAAAAAGATGGTATAGTGTGTGGTTGTGATGAGTCTCTGTTTAAAGCAGCTGGGGAATATTGCCTCTCTTATGTACACCCCGTTTTTCCCTGATGACAAGTGGGCAACCCACCCAGAAAGGTGTGCCTCCCAACCAACCCCTGATGCCAACCCTGGGCTTCCTATTAGCTGCTGCTAAGTTTGATTTTCTAGGCCCTGGATACTTTTGGGAGTATCTTCTCCAATTTGCAGTCTGAGGTTAACGAATGAGGCATATGCTCTTATTTACTGAGATGAGCATTTTTTGTTTGAGCTCTGAACAGGGTCACCACAGTGGTGGCCCCCTCACCCAAGAACTAAGGCAGATTCCTCATCAAGTGAAAAGATTTATGCTcagtaagggtttttttttctttttcaaagaaatGATACTGCACTTGTTGCTGGCCTTGAGAGGTctgctttgtttttatattgaaTTGTTGCTTTTTAATTTTATGTCACTTGAACTGATGGGAAAAACAGCTCATGATTTGTTTATAAGCATGCACACTTGGGGAGGAGGTTTGAGAGCTCGCCTTGATCCTTcccagctctgctctgcttctgttcccccccccccaatctaccaAGGGGTGAGAaacaaacattttcctgcttgttgaaaACTGCCTGGGCTTCTTGTTCAAGACATGAGAGGAGCCTGAGCAAGAAGCTGCTTGGTAATAAGCAAAAATGCCAGCAAAGCAACCACACTTTAATGAGCAGAGACGTAGGAACAGTCGGACAGAGTAGCAATTAGATTAGTGACAATTAAAATCCTGTAGCGAGGGATAAATATCTTTATTCATTTTATGTCATTCTGAACTAGGACAAATTAAGTAGTAGGCTGAGGGAAATTGTTGCCTTCTGCTTTAAACTCCTCCACTAATGGATCTGGAGTCTGTTCAGTTCTctgaatagtttttttttttttttaaataataataataataataatgaaaaaatAATACTCACACAGTTTTAATTGGTGCCTGGAATCTTGTCACTTTGCCACCATCACTTTGTCTCCATATTGGGCGACTGGCTCCAGACATTGCAACAAATGGTTTCTAAGTGCAAAATTAACTCCATTTGCTTTGGTTTTCCTTTGGTTTCTTTCaatatgagaggtcaaacaaaATCCCTGAGGTAACATTAGCCTAGATGGCATAGCACCCTCTGAGTCTGAGCTGGTCGCGGTGATTCATTTGTACTGTATGCAGTTTTAGAGACTGGTCCATTTCTTTATTGAAttgactcctctctctctctctctctctctctctctcattttttaaaagtggatttaACACTCACTTCTAAACAGGACCAGACAGGCACCCTACATTTTCATATAGCCTCTTCCCTATCAGAACTGGAATCTGAGGTTATTCTCtcaggcccaaatcttaaccaattttccaactctgacatagccatgccaatggggcatgtgctgcatcctgcagttggagggacagtcacagaggcctccttaaggtaagggaatatttgttcccttaccttgaagctgcattgcccttaggtcagtgctggaaagttggccttccccacatacacacacccctgacCCCCATGCTGGCTGAGATCTACTGGTGCGGGCTTACCTGTTGCCCTGGCTGAGCGGGTCTCGCATCAGTCTCCTTGCTCTAAAGTCAGCACAaaagtgcttcatggcacttttgcaatgatgatgggccagcacaagggacttgcgccggcccaggacgccttcaggattgcgcccttaaacacaTAATGATTTGTTGTGTGAATCAGTTCTTTTTTACAAGATCATGTTGCAGCAGAAAAGCATACTGTTCATTAGAGAAACTATATAAGGTTCTTTCAAAACTCTTCCTCTAAATccagggttcccaacccatggtccgcggACCACTGGTAGTCCACAGCATCCTCCCAGGTGGTCTgcgacctctctggtgaaaaaagaaaaaaaaatacccttccaggaagaaaaaaagcaccagcagccaatcagagcatagcctttctccatctcctgcctcccccctccacctgccttccctccttgtctgtgagagcccagacaagcgaaaaagtgaagcgcaggcacctgtgcatgcatttgtgcagcctcctggctcagctgcatgcagaggagaggtgccctgccgctgctgcctccagtctgctgcctccattccttgaccctgtgccttgaggtgaccCCTCGCAGCCTcgtttttcaggagtcaaatcaggacccagcctgggaagtctcttgggtgggtgggtgcaacccctgactcttcctcctcagagagcagcagcagctttgtccatggggagccctcccccaccccacacttggccagttccctatctcctcagattgcaatcttatgcatgcttaccttggagtaagccccattgactataatgggatttacttctgagtagacatgcctagaatggggctgttaaatcacactgtggctgtgatgaacttctccagaaatttctccaatccccttttaaaggcatctagtatagacaccatcatcacatcctggggcaaggagttccacagactaatggcagagtagacagctgttgttttgtggttgaagcctacctataggcttgctcacactctcttagctccaaccaaagtagtccacagctagagcatgacagcaatgagaacaggaagtgaagagaggcttttcccccctaaagaccttgcagtgcacaccaaaaggacttttcttcctgagacatgcagcagccattctgagatgactctctgagctggtgcttccttcacacatctcttctctttcaggacccacctgcctaaattgtgttgaacactttcctaaggactctggactctggagtgggggggagcagggccagggctgtgtaacaaaaggaactgtggagggatgtgtgtgctttttgtgggttcatttaactaccttgaatgacttgtctataatccccttgtgcttaccctctccctttttgaggtgtttttccacacttaaaagaggcaagggctgtgcgtaatgtggtctggtgtgggggaaaagagactggattgaattgggtgggtgtaaAAAcctctgagtggggggggggaattattatgtattccatgtaaacccaagactttcacagttagtgaagcaaatgcaagcacaaccatcacattaattattaaataatcttatgtattacaaatttaattgtattttctatgtgtgagggggggggttgcatgtggtccccaccatctcaaaattttgcgttagtggtccctgagctcctaaaggttgggaaccactgctctaaatcctTCTCATTATCTGGTACTGTTTCTTCTGCCTCCAGGTCTTCCCACCTGCTTGGTCTGTGTGTGCATCAGCACATCTGTGTACTGTGATGACACCAATCTAGAACaagttcctcccctgcccttggAGACTGCATACTTCTATGCCCGTTTTAACCACATCAGCCACATCCAAGCCAATGACTTCATCGGACTCAGTATGTTATGCTCGTCAGGGCTTCTGGCTTCCACTTCTGTTAGCTGCTTCATCCTCATCCCTGATGCATTCAAGgcattcttctttccttccttagCTCCCCTTGCAGTAGTGAGAAATGTGCTTGCCTTGTGATGCCTTTTTCCACAGCTGGAAATGTTGGGAAACACTAGATCCTATTTCATAAGTGAAATTTTGTTTAGACTGAAAAAGCAGATTGGATCCGACAGTGTATCTGGTCAGTGTCAGATTTAGGGCCAATTGATACGACCAAATTGCACCCTATTTTTACTAGGTGTCTTAGAGAGGATTTAGCTTTTGACATGCCAGTACAAATTCTTCAGCTGTCAAAAACTGAATCCTGCAAACAGTGATGGCTGCCTACGACTGGCTCACCACAGGAGAGATTCCAACCCTTGCAggtttttccttccattttcttgTGACTGTTAAATGCTGAATGACTGTGTGAATAGGCTTCCACAGTCTTGTAAATGAGAATTTTCCAAAAGTGAATTATGCAACGTGATTCCTGTGAGTTACAAAGATAGGCAAGTGATGAGGGAGTTACAAAGATATCCAACCACTTTCTTTAGGCACATTCATTGGAGAGGGTATCATGCACTGCTCTCAGCAAGTGAAAGCTCTCAAGGCAATGTGGTTGTCACCTTTGAATGTTTTGAGCCGATACCAAAATATGAAGCTAGCATTTGGCTAAGTTCTCACAGTATTTAAAACCAGGGGAAATTGGTGgaaagaaactttttttcctgcaaagCCTGTCATTAAGCTGTGGAAATCTTGGGCTGCAGGCTGAAACCTTGGATTTTGTGAGACATCAGTACTGGAATAGCTAATGTGACAAAGTTAGGAGACTCAGTGAAGTGTCCTACAGGCATGCACCAAAGAGATCCCAGATTATCACAGCTTCAAAAAATGTGGACAGACAACTGGAGCATGTTCTGGAAACTGGGAATATATTTACTGTGTTTTCAGGTTTTGCTGTAATTCATATCTCCTGAAGAATGCGGATGTTGTATTcattttataatttttatttGCTGACCTGACTGCAGAAAGATCTTAGGCAGGGGAGCACTGCCGGCCTATcaagagaagggggggaggggattccGGTGTGATGTTTGCAAACACACATGTAATTTTAACCTGAACTCTCTTCTCAGCAAAACTGAAACGAATCGACCTGACGAGCAACTTTATTTCCACTGTGGATGAAGACTCTTTCTGGCGACTGCCTTATTTGCAAGAGCTCATCCTCCCTGAGAACCAGTTGGCGACCCTGCCTGAGCTCCCCAGCAGCGTTGTGCAGCTGGATGTTCGGTTTAACATAATCCGGAGTGCAGGCATTCGACCTGAGGCCTTCCGGGTGAGCCTTTCTCAAGTTTTTCAAGCCTTGGTTAAGGCTCTGCCCATGTGGTCTACCTTGATCGACTCCATCCATGCTGGCAAAATAGGGGTGGTCCATTTTCGTTTCTCTTGGGTTCTTTCCATACTGATGACAGGATTTCAATGGAAGGGAGAGTGCATTCAAAGGACTCATGGTATCTGGGGTACAAAGAAGTGGCAGTGGTGCTCAGTGCACCCCTTAACAAGTCTGGGGCCTGCTCAGGCT from Tiliqua scincoides isolate rTilSci1 chromosome 4, rTilSci1.hap2, whole genome shotgun sequence encodes the following:
- the OPTC gene encoding opticin, which translates into the protein MQRAALVTVMTVLSLVLALAAVPEEDEKKKEKPKTNTAAYGNLDLDNYDLNLDNYGEVIDLSNYEEIYDYGDLAPKIEVGTLAPPHTKSLAEPLSTSPMPTETPQMNPSTSTAIKSKGPGIFGFVTDQGLPTCLVCVCISTSVYCDDTNLEQVPPLPLETAYFYARFNHISHIQANDFIGLTKLKRIDLTSNFISTVDEDSFWRLPYLQELILPENQLATLPELPSSVVQLDVRFNIIRSAGIRPEAFRDLKKLKFLHLSDNKLDHIPMPLPEGLRSLHLQNNNIQTMHEDTFCDSRDHSYIRRALEDIRLDGNPINLSLFPNAYFCLPRLPTGRFY